A genomic segment from Necator americanus strain Aroian chromosome III, whole genome shotgun sequence encodes:
- a CDS encoding hypothetical protein (NECATOR_CHRIII.G13240.T2) produces MLPEFSSVIIYGFTSDKISVYYLLIQHDKEKQQVRRSNKRKDDDKLLGQSKIFSKLPQAYSMNRVFQRAANKRWDCSIYSVAYRLSIIWSKRLQSRCSCVSGCVRRGSGAIGWDWGPSDSTLHPIRMEFVKVAP; encoded by the exons ATTCACGTCTGATAAAATATCTGtttattatttgcttattcAACATGATAAAGAAAAGCAACAAGTGAGACGAAGTAACAAG cgAAAGGACGATGATAAACTACTCGGACAATCAAAGATATTCTCGAAACTTCCGCAGGCTTATTCG ATGAACAGAGTGTTTCAAAGAGCAGCAAACAAGAGATGGGACTGCAGCATTTACAGCGTGGCGTACAG gTTAAGTAtaatatggtcaaaacgacttcaatctcggtgcagttgcgtaagtggctgcgtcAGAAGAGGAAGCGGAGCTATCGGTTGGGATTGGGGCCCCAGTGACTCCACACTTCACCCAATCCGTATGGAATTTGTTAAGGTTGCACCTTGA